From Nicotiana tabacum cultivar K326 chromosome 15, ASM71507v2, whole genome shotgun sequence, the proteins below share one genomic window:
- the LOC142169645 gene encoding uncharacterized protein LOC142169645: protein MPGLDPKVAFHHLAIKKGARPIKKAQRRFRPELVPLIEAEANKLVEAGFIREVKDLNNACRKDEFPLPIPELMIDATTGYEAISFMDGSSGYDQIYMSPKDEELTAFCTPKEYQALILGLEMAIDMKQLQLHIFGDSELVINQLLCSYEVKKPELHPYHDYAEKLIGWLGDVTLQHVPRKENKQADALVSLGSILTLLNQPRITICQKWIVPPDEYEDEESKLKHLVAVSEAEKVDWRQIMIDYLCYVILPHDLRRKTEIRHHAPCFLYYKETLYRRSFERVLLRCLGEDKATQAMQEAHLEFMPPEVLHLTVASWPFDSWGLDVVGPLPKFSCGHLYILAATDYFLKWAEVVAIKDVKKKNVANFIRRQILSLRLAIQEGLTEEKNARLPLEELEALDEKKLEAQQSLEYYHARLSRTFNKKVHLRSFQVGDQILAVRRPVIISHKSKSKFTSKWDVPYVVQEAYSSGAFKLVDADGLRIGPINGSFMKKYYP, encoded by the exons ATGCCTGGTTTAGACCCCAAAGTGGCATTCCATCATCTTGCAATCAAGAAAGGTGCCCGTCCTATCAAGAAAGCTCAACGACGCTTTAGGCCAGAGTTGGTTCCCTTAATTGAAGCTGAAGCTAACAAGCTTGTTGAAGCTGGATTCATTCGTGAAGTTAA GGATCTGAATAATGCATGTCGTAAGGATGAATTTCCACTACCTATTCCCGAGCTTATGATCGACGCCACCACTGGATATGAGGCGATATCTTTTATGGATGGTTCGTCTGGCTATGATCAGATTTACATGTCACCTAaggatgaagagcttactgcgtTTTGTACTCCCAAAG aatatCAAGCActcatacttgggcttgaaatggccatTGATATGAAACAACTCCAATTACATATATTTGGAGACTCCGAATTGGTGATCAATCAATTGCTATGTAGCTACGAGGTAAAAAAGCCAGAATTGCATCCCTATCATGACTATGCGGAGAAATTGATTGGATGGCTTGGCGATGTCACTCTTCAGCATGTGCCAAGGAAGGAAAATAAGCAAGCTGACGCTTTAGTTTCTCTTGGTTCAATATTGACTTTGCTCAACCAACCGCGAATCACTATCTGCCAAAAATGGATAGTTCCACCAGATGAGTATGAGGATGAAGAAAGCAAACTTAAGCATCTTGTAGCCGTTTCTGAAGCTGAGAAGGTCGACTGGAGACAAATCATGATAGACTACTTATGCTATGTGATACTTCCACATGATCTAAGGAGAAAGACTGAAATCCGTCATCATGCCCCttgcttcctttactacaaagagaCTTTGTATCGAAGATCATTCGAGAGAGTTCTCCTGCGTTGTTTAGGGGAAGATAAAGCGACTCAAGCTATGCAAGAGGCACATTTGGAGTTTatg CCTCCTGAAGTGTTACATCTAACTGTAGCATCTTGGCCATTTGATTCTTGGGGATTAGACGTTGTTGGACCGCTACCGAAATTTTCTTGTGGCCACTTGTATATCTTAGCTGCAActgattatttcttgaaatggGCAGAGGTTGTCGCCATCAAGGATGTAAAGAAAAAGAATGTTGCAAACTTCATTCGA CGTCAAATACTATCCTTGCGACTCGCTATCCAAGAAGGGCTTACTGAAGAAAAAAATGCTCGTTTACCCCTTGAAGAACTAGAGGCCCTTGATGAGAAAAAGttagaagctcaacaaagtctcGAATATTATCACGCTCGTCTTTCTCGTACTTTCAATAAAAAGGTTCACCTAAGGTCTTTCCAAGTCGGTGATCAAATCCTTGCAGTAAGAAGACCCGTTATCATTTCTCATAAGTCAAAAAGCAAGTTCACCTCGAAGTGGGATGTGCCATATGTGGTGCAAGAAGCCTATTCAAGCGGTGCTTTCAAGCTTGTAGATGCGGATGGTTTGCGGATCGGTCCCATCAATGGAAGCTTcatgaagaagtattatccttaa